One window of the Hyalangium minutum genome contains the following:
- a CDS encoding FHA domain-containing protein, with product MSTPSGSKAYALKFISGKYQGGEFPLKQDKQIVIGRSSELDMVLVEDMVSRKHAKIMIASGAITIEDLGSTNGTFVNGEKVKQARLKEGDRILIGTSILKLIQQGADSVNVDENVVKQKLEEAAAAQAARSTKTSSMTGKIEEIPLPDLLQLFHTSKKNGVLVITNEREGKIYLRQGRVYYAVIDENHNLGPQKSFNRIITWEVGDFELRPADNQEFMVELDSSTEALLMDALRQLDEFKRIQGQLPDINMAMRLSQPLTAPLKELTPELLDVLQLVHNYGSLAGVLDHADQDDVLTAEAVVQLLKREYITAG from the coding sequence GTGAGCACACCGAGCGGGTCGAAGGCGTACGCCCTGAAGTTCATCTCTGGGAAGTACCAGGGTGGCGAGTTCCCCCTGAAGCAGGACAAGCAGATCGTCATCGGCCGGTCCAGCGAACTGGACATGGTGCTGGTGGAGGACATGGTCTCGCGCAAGCACGCGAAGATCATGATCGCCAGCGGCGCCATCACCATCGAAGACCTGGGCTCCACCAACGGCACCTTCGTCAACGGTGAGAAGGTGAAGCAGGCCCGGCTCAAGGAGGGCGATCGCATCCTGATCGGCACCTCCATCCTCAAGCTCATCCAGCAGGGCGCCGACTCGGTCAACGTGGACGAGAACGTCGTCAAGCAGAAGCTCGAGGAGGCCGCGGCGGCCCAGGCGGCCCGCTCCACGAAGACGTCGTCCATGACGGGGAAGATCGAGGAGATCCCCCTGCCGGACCTGCTGCAGCTCTTCCACACGTCGAAGAAGAACGGCGTGCTCGTCATCACCAACGAGCGCGAGGGGAAGATCTACCTGCGCCAGGGTCGCGTGTACTACGCGGTCATCGACGAGAACCACAACCTGGGGCCGCAGAAGAGCTTCAACCGCATCATCACCTGGGAAGTGGGCGACTTCGAGCTGCGCCCGGCGGACAACCAGGAGTTCATGGTGGAGCTGGACTCGTCCACCGAGGCGCTGCTGATGGACGCGCTTCGCCAGCTGGACGAGTTCAAGCGCATCCAGGGGCAGCTGCCGGACATCAACATGGCCATGCGCCTGTCCCAGCCGCTGACGGCTCCGCTCAAGGAACTGACGCCCGAGCTGCTGGATGTGCTGCAGCTGGTGCACAACTACGGCAGCCTCGCGGGCGTGCTGGACCATGCGGACCAGGACGACGTGCTCACCGCCGAGGCGGTGGTGCAGCTGCTCAAGCGCGAATACATCACCGCGGGGTAA
- a CDS encoding regulatory protein RecX, which translates to MSTEQEGPEAVRRATEACLRLLALRARSRHELQQAMGRKGFSEQVQEEVLQKLQGFGYLDDARFARERAASLLQKGRLGPQAVLQRLEAHGLSSEAAREAVASATGSVEFDALAAARKVLEGRGLLGRSLAPKERARAGRLLHSRGFSEDVIHRLLGEPSLDPSGLDD; encoded by the coding sequence ATGAGCACGGAGCAGGAAGGCCCCGAGGCAGTGCGGCGCGCGACAGAAGCGTGCCTGCGGCTGTTGGCCCTGCGCGCCCGGAGCCGCCACGAGCTCCAGCAGGCCATGGGCCGCAAGGGCTTCTCCGAGCAGGTGCAGGAAGAGGTCCTCCAGAAGCTCCAGGGCTTCGGCTACCTGGATGATGCGCGCTTCGCCCGGGAGCGCGCCGCCTCGCTGCTGCAGAAGGGGAGGCTCGGCCCCCAGGCGGTGCTCCAGCGGCTGGAGGCCCACGGATTGTCGAGCGAGGCGGCCCGAGAGGCCGTGGCCTCGGCCACCGGGAGCGTGGAGTTCGACGCGCTGGCCGCCGCGCGGAAGGTGCTCGAAGGGCGAGGGTTGCTCGGGCGCTCGCTCGCCCCCAAGGAGCGGGCTCGGGCCGGACGCCTCCTCCACAGCCGGGGCTTCTCCGAGGACGTCATCCACCGGCTGCTCGGTGAACCATCGCTGGATCCGTCCGGGCTGGACGATTAG
- a CDS encoding outer membrane protein assembly factor BamD, producing the protein MRLTFTCLTAFLLLSTGCAALSEGQAGDPDYAAQAEENLRLGDEALENRDFLRAEKYFGYVKTKFPYLEASKEAELKLGDADFEQEHWPEAREKYDSFVKLHPTHPKVDYAAYRSALTHIKDMPSDFFLLPPSEEKDQTEVQSALNAMNSFLRQYPDSQYAKEAKEQAAEAKGRLAKHELYVAAFYRKRERWPAVAQRLEGLLARYPGTQYDEEAFFSLHEAYVKLKQPEKANETLRKLIQQLPGTRAAERAQRMLGS; encoded by the coding sequence ATGCGTCTCACTTTCACCTGCCTGACCGCCTTCCTGTTGCTCTCCACCGGCTGTGCCGCCCTCAGTGAAGGGCAGGCCGGGGATCCGGACTATGCCGCCCAGGCCGAGGAGAACCTCCGCCTCGGGGACGAGGCCCTGGAGAACCGCGACTTCCTCCGCGCCGAGAAGTACTTCGGCTACGTGAAGACGAAGTTCCCGTACCTGGAGGCCTCCAAGGAGGCCGAGCTGAAGCTGGGGGACGCGGACTTCGAGCAGGAGCACTGGCCCGAGGCCCGCGAGAAGTACGACTCCTTCGTCAAGCTCCACCCCACGCACCCCAAGGTGGACTACGCCGCCTACCGCTCGGCGCTCACGCACATCAAGGACATGCCCTCGGACTTCTTCCTCCTGCCGCCCTCGGAGGAGAAGGACCAGACGGAAGTCCAATCCGCGCTCAACGCGATGAACTCCTTCCTGCGCCAGTATCCGGACTCGCAGTACGCCAAGGAGGCCAAGGAGCAGGCCGCCGAGGCCAAGGGCCGTCTGGCCAAGCACGAGCTGTACGTGGCCGCCTTCTACCGCAAGCGCGAGCGCTGGCCCGCCGTGGCCCAGCGCCTGGAGGGGCTGCTGGCCCGCTACCCGGGTACCCAGTACGACGAGGAGGCCTTCTTCTCCCTCCATGAGGCGTACGTGAAGCTCAAGCAGCCGGAGAAGGCCAACGAGACGCTGCGCAAGCTCATCCAGCAGCTGCCGGGCACGCGCGCTGCCGAGCGGGCCCAGCGTATGCTCGGGTCGTGA
- a CDS encoding tetratricopeptide repeat protein: MDEALKQILTLGRGYFDKKQYAQAEQYLAQVVERHQTFADVYNMLGVIYHDQGQFARAQRAFESALRINPAYTEAALNLAVIYNDMGKYAEAKEVYQNALARQKNGPGDMDPFVKGKIANMYADIGNVFASNSAWEQAIGEYQRALGLCPQFVDIRVKLGDALRDAGRHAEAIKEFEQAIEQNPGFMPGRIHYGIALYSAGQRAEAVKVWEDVLARDPDNKSARMYLNLVKEPAGKAEQAG, translated from the coding sequence ATGGACGAGGCCCTCAAGCAGATCCTCACCCTCGGGCGGGGGTATTTCGACAAGAAGCAGTACGCGCAGGCCGAGCAGTATCTGGCCCAGGTGGTCGAGCGTCACCAGACGTTCGCCGACGTGTACAACATGCTCGGCGTCATCTACCACGACCAGGGGCAGTTCGCCCGGGCACAGCGGGCGTTCGAATCCGCGCTCCGCATCAACCCGGCCTATACCGAGGCGGCCCTGAACCTGGCCGTCATCTACAACGACATGGGCAAGTATGCCGAGGCGAAGGAGGTCTACCAGAACGCCCTCGCCCGGCAGAAGAACGGCCCCGGGGACATGGACCCCTTCGTCAAGGGGAAGATCGCCAACATGTACGCCGACATCGGCAACGTGTTCGCCTCCAACTCCGCCTGGGAGCAGGCCATTGGCGAGTACCAGCGCGCCCTGGGCCTGTGCCCTCAGTTCGTGGACATTCGCGTCAAGCTGGGGGATGCCCTGCGGGATGCGGGCCGCCACGCCGAGGCCATCAAGGAGTTTGAGCAGGCCATCGAGCAGAACCCGGGCTTCATGCCGGGTCGCATCCATTATGGAATCGCGCTTTACTCCGCGGGCCAGCGGGCGGAGGCGGTGAAGGTGTGGGAGGACGTGCTGGCGCGCGATCCGGACAACAAGAGCGCGCGGATGTACCTCAATCTGGTGAAGGAACCGGCGGGGAAGGCCGAGCAGGCGGGCTGA
- a CDS encoding Ig-like domain-containing protein: MRTLVTLLAVGLVLAACERPAADRAAEAEAPKKTAASFVTGSRLLKTEKALPGKYIVVLDEKALAGAQAGKLSRQLAALHGGSVDRVYAHALHGFAATMSEEAALKLSNDPHVRYVEEDCKVTLSSTQSQAVWGLDRIDQQDLPLDATYYYGATGSGVHAYVIDTGIRTTHAEFGGRAVDGFSSITDGLGSNDCHGHGTHVAGTIGGTTYGVAKGVTLHAVRVLNCAGEGTASQVIAGVDWVTANHLKPAVANMSLGGAATQSVDDAVTASINAGVVYTAAAGNDFGNACTKSPARTPAALTVGSTDIYDVKATSSNEGPCVDLFAPGVSVLSASNESDDATATLSGTSMAAPHVAGVAARYLEGHPLATPEEVSTALLTRATPGKVLATSTSTPNRILFSGCLGSNSTPPQAVLTQPSSGANLSGFVRLAATAADDEEVTAVEFYFDHHLIGRDVTPPYELDWESSSGSNGSGQITARAYDTSCNAGVSNAAAVTVHNDGIATFDPTFGVPGCATVANGCTSGWLLEGRGPVGPELHAPNTVGGTCADGTEGTYGSSPSLEKLQIHTFPAELLAAGRQVTVRATVQASKNFSQEVLDLYAAPDAHAPEWTLVATLSPTRSGRQELSTTYLLPAGSPQLLRGVYRSVNSSSAACVPGPLNDHDDLLLTVRFDPDLTPPSVAITAPADGTAISGTVTITAAASDNFGVQRVEFYDGSTLIGTSPRPPFSLSWASREAPNGTHSLTARAYDAAGNVAYSAPVNVVTDNDLTLPVASFLTPVSGAIVEETVSLQVNANDDRGVTHVDFFVNGDLLWSTSYSPPYTASWSTREWANGPYVLSAIAYDAAGNASTQASVSVTVDNDLVPPEATLTSPSSGVTLTGTVTLQATASDNRRVTRVVFLRNGRYIGEDTTAPYSVSWDTATVSNGSYALTARAFDGANQSTESAPIAVEVTNAGNARYDPVLKAPRCDSLENRCDSQDLLLGRGGAGPELNAPNTLDGCSESPNTWGYHHSESIERIRIIRDNGRPIAAGQPVRIEVTVWAENSATYDAIDVYIAADATQPSWTYVGTRRPAWDGEYTFITNYTLPVGTLQAVRVNFRANPGGGISPCTQGTYNDHDDLVFPVFVDTVPPTVTLTSPSDGAVVSQTPYLQASTSDNGFVTAVDFYDGDTLIKTDTTEPFLVSWNTWGLPNGPHTLTARARDEGGMVGTSQPITVMVDNDYTPPTVSLTAPASGATLRGTVMLSASATDNKRVTQVDFYSDSRYLGTDFTPPFTYSWDTGTETVGGHVLTARASDAMNNTATSAQVSVTVERDTMPPSITLTSPVAGAVLGGSVTLSPNATDNIAVAKVEFFLDGTLLGTSSTAPFSYAWNTRTAANGNHTLRARATDTSGNATSTADVSVTVDNDTSAPTVSITSPTSGAVIFGYFTVQANATDDRGVSSVRFLVDGINWGTDSSAPFAFNLNSQGFSNGQHTLTAQAFDAAGNSTTSAAVIVTVNNDSTPPTVSISSPAPFATVSGVVNVQANATDNVAVTRVDFIWNYYLIASDTTPPFSVPWDTTQRPNGNYTLSAIAYDATGNQTTSTAITVIVSQPGTATYDPLLRAPKCATLDDVCDSVNLLMGRASSESNPPNTLDGCADGTAEAHYTERVFRIKVTRLNGEYLAEGKRARIDVDVTPYSNATDALDLFYTGNANQPSWTYLITLRPVGTSYTVQTLSAEYILPVGSLQAVRAQFRSGGNAGTACSGGAYDDHDDLVFAVGQPTDLLPPTVSLTSPANNAVVGGQTLVTAAADDDLAVAKVEFFADGTLIGTDTSAPYEVSWNTSGLTDGAHTLTAKAYDTGGRAGNSAAVAVTVDKTPPDAALTSPAAGALLRGTAVIEATASDNHSVSKVEFYAGATLIGTSYSPPHALTWNTVGVADGTYTLTVKAFDSMSNGRTSAGVGVTLDNTAPATAVSAPAQNAYVRGTVQLSATASDNVSVDRVEFYAGSTLVGSDSTAPYSINWDTTTAANGSVTLTTRAYDTAGNATTSTGRMLSVDNLAPAVAITSPASGASLFLSTTIQASASDSSGVTQVVFYDGATVIGTDTTAPYSMSWGLLTVPKGTHTLTAKAYDVAGNITTSAPISVKVN; this comes from the coding sequence ATGCGCACCCTGGTGACACTGCTGGCCGTAGGACTTGTGCTCGCTGCCTGTGAGCGCCCAGCCGCAGACCGCGCCGCTGAAGCGGAAGCTCCGAAGAAGACGGCGGCCTCCTTCGTCACGGGAAGCCGGCTCCTGAAGACCGAGAAGGCCCTGCCAGGGAAGTACATCGTCGTGCTCGACGAGAAGGCCCTGGCCGGCGCGCAGGCGGGGAAGCTCTCGCGGCAGCTCGCCGCGCTCCACGGGGGCTCAGTGGACCGCGTCTACGCCCACGCCCTCCACGGCTTCGCCGCGACGATGTCCGAGGAAGCCGCGCTGAAGCTGAGCAACGATCCGCACGTGCGGTACGTGGAGGAGGACTGCAAGGTCACCCTCTCCAGCACGCAGTCCCAGGCGGTCTGGGGGCTCGACCGCATCGACCAGCAGGACCTGCCGCTGGATGCCACCTACTACTACGGCGCCACGGGCTCTGGGGTTCACGCCTACGTCATCGACACGGGCATCCGCACCACCCACGCCGAGTTCGGCGGGCGCGCGGTGGACGGCTTCAGCTCCATTACTGACGGCCTCGGCTCGAACGACTGCCACGGCCACGGAACCCACGTGGCGGGCACGATAGGCGGGACGACCTATGGCGTGGCCAAGGGCGTCACGCTGCATGCGGTGCGGGTCCTGAACTGCGCTGGGGAAGGCACCGCGTCCCAGGTGATTGCCGGCGTCGACTGGGTGACCGCCAACCACCTCAAGCCCGCGGTGGCCAACATGAGCCTGGGTGGCGCCGCCACGCAGTCCGTCGACGACGCGGTCACCGCCTCCATCAACGCGGGGGTCGTCTACACCGCCGCTGCCGGCAATGACTTTGGGAACGCATGCACCAAGTCTCCCGCGAGGACTCCGGCGGCCCTCACAGTGGGCTCCACGGACATCTATGACGTCAAAGCGACGTCGTCGAACGAGGGCCCGTGCGTGGACCTCTTCGCGCCCGGCGTGAGTGTCCTCTCGGCCTCGAACGAGAGCGACGACGCCACCGCCACGCTCAGCGGCACCTCCATGGCCGCTCCCCACGTGGCGGGCGTGGCCGCGCGCTATCTGGAGGGCCACCCTCTGGCCACCCCCGAGGAGGTCTCCACCGCGCTGCTCACCCGTGCCACGCCCGGCAAGGTGCTCGCGACAAGCACCTCCACCCCGAACCGGATCCTCTTCTCTGGCTGCCTGGGATCGAACTCGACGCCGCCGCAGGCCGTCCTCACCCAGCCCTCTTCGGGCGCGAACCTGTCTGGCTTCGTAAGGCTGGCGGCGACCGCGGCGGATGACGAGGAGGTCACTGCGGTGGAGTTCTACTTCGATCACCACTTGATCGGCCGGGACGTCACCCCTCCTTATGAGCTGGACTGGGAGAGCTCCAGCGGCAGCAACGGCTCGGGGCAGATCACCGCCCGGGCCTACGACACGAGCTGCAACGCAGGCGTGAGCAACGCCGCGGCGGTGACGGTCCACAACGACGGCATCGCGACGTTCGATCCCACCTTCGGAGTTCCGGGCTGCGCCACCGTGGCCAACGGGTGCACCTCGGGCTGGCTGCTAGAGGGCCGCGGACCCGTGGGCCCCGAGCTCCACGCGCCCAACACCGTGGGCGGCACCTGCGCGGATGGGACGGAGGGCACGTACGGCTCCAGTCCTTCGCTCGAGAAGCTCCAGATCCATACGTTCCCTGCCGAGCTGCTCGCGGCGGGCAGGCAGGTGACGGTCCGGGCCACGGTTCAGGCGAGCAAGAACTTCTCCCAGGAGGTGTTGGACCTCTATGCCGCACCGGACGCCCACGCACCGGAGTGGACCCTCGTCGCCACCCTGTCTCCGACCCGGAGCGGGCGCCAGGAACTCTCAACCACCTATTTGCTGCCCGCGGGCAGTCCGCAGCTCCTTCGAGGCGTCTATCGCTCGGTGAACAGCTCATCGGCGGCGTGTGTGCCAGGCCCCCTCAATGACCACGACGACCTGCTCCTGACGGTGCGCTTCGATCCGGACCTCACTCCGCCGAGCGTCGCCATTACCGCTCCGGCCGATGGCACGGCGATCAGTGGTACCGTCACCATCACCGCGGCCGCGAGCGACAACTTCGGTGTGCAGCGCGTGGAGTTCTACGATGGCTCGACGTTGATCGGGACGAGCCCCCGCCCTCCCTTCTCCCTGAGCTGGGCGAGCCGCGAGGCACCCAACGGCACGCACAGCCTCACCGCACGAGCGTACGACGCGGCTGGGAACGTCGCCTACTCCGCTCCGGTCAACGTCGTCACCGACAACGATCTCACGCTGCCCGTGGCCTCGTTCCTGACACCCGTGAGCGGCGCCATCGTGGAAGAGACGGTCTCGCTCCAGGTCAACGCCAACGATGACCGAGGCGTGACGCACGTGGACTTCTTCGTGAACGGAGACCTCCTCTGGAGCACCTCGTATTCGCCCCCCTACACCGCGAGCTGGAGCACCCGCGAGTGGGCCAATGGCCCCTACGTGCTGAGTGCAATCGCGTACGACGCGGCCGGTAACGCCTCGACGCAGGCCTCCGTGAGCGTGACGGTGGACAACGACCTTGTCCCGCCCGAGGCCACCCTCACGTCACCCTCCAGTGGCGTCACGTTGACCGGCACCGTGACCCTCCAGGCCACCGCGAGCGACAACCGGCGGGTCACCCGGGTGGTCTTCCTCCGGAACGGCCGCTACATCGGAGAGGACACCACCGCGCCGTACTCGGTGAGCTGGGACACGGCGACCGTGAGCAATGGCAGCTACGCGCTGACGGCCCGGGCCTTCGATGGCGCGAACCAGTCGACCGAGAGCGCGCCCATCGCAGTGGAGGTCACCAACGCAGGCAACGCGCGCTATGACCCGGTGTTGAAGGCGCCCCGGTGCGACAGCCTGGAGAACCGCTGCGACAGCCAGGACCTGCTCTTGGGACGAGGAGGAGCCGGCCCCGAGCTGAACGCACCCAACACGCTGGACGGTTGCAGCGAGAGCCCCAACACCTGGGGCTATCACCACTCCGAGTCCATCGAGCGGATCCGCATCATTCGGGACAACGGCCGACCCATCGCCGCCGGGCAGCCGGTCCGCATCGAGGTCACCGTCTGGGCCGAGAACTCCGCCACCTATGACGCGATCGACGTGTACATCGCAGCGGACGCGACTCAACCCTCGTGGACGTACGTTGGCACCCGCCGGCCAGCCTGGGATGGGGAGTACACCTTCATAACGAACTACACCCTCCCGGTGGGCACCCTGCAGGCCGTGCGCGTGAACTTCCGAGCCAACCCGGGAGGAGGCATCAGTCCGTGCACGCAGGGGACTTACAACGATCACGACGATCTGGTCTTCCCCGTGTTCGTGGACACCGTCCCGCCCACGGTGACGCTCACCTCTCCCTCCGATGGAGCGGTGGTGAGCCAGACCCCCTACCTGCAGGCCTCGACGAGCGACAACGGCTTTGTGACCGCTGTGGACTTCTACGACGGGGACACGCTGATCAAGACGGACACCACGGAGCCGTTCCTGGTGAGCTGGAACACCTGGGGGCTTCCCAACGGCCCCCACACGCTGACGGCCCGCGCGCGCGACGAGGGCGGGATGGTGGGGACCTCGCAGCCCATCACGGTGATGGTGGACAACGACTACACGCCACCGACGGTCTCCCTCACTGCTCCGGCGAGTGGCGCGACCCTGCGGGGCACCGTGATGCTCTCAGCGAGCGCCACGGACAACAAGCGCGTCACCCAGGTCGACTTCTACAGCGACTCCCGCTACCTCGGCACGGACTTCACCCCGCCCTTCACCTATTCGTGGGACACGGGGACTGAGACGGTGGGTGGGCACGTCCTGACCGCCAGGGCCTCCGACGCGATGAACAACACCGCGACCTCGGCCCAGGTGTCCGTGACGGTCGAGCGCGACACCATGCCCCCTTCCATCACCCTCACCTCTCCCGTGGCCGGTGCGGTCTTAGGTGGCAGCGTGACGCTGTCGCCGAACGCCACCGATAACATCGCGGTGGCGAAAGTGGAGTTCTTCCTCGACGGTACCCTGCTGGGAACCTCGAGCACCGCGCCCTTCAGCTACGCGTGGAACACACGAACGGCGGCGAACGGCAACCACACGCTGCGAGCCCGGGCCACGGACACCAGCGGCAACGCCACCTCCACGGCCGACGTGAGCGTGACGGTGGACAATGATACTTCCGCGCCGACGGTCTCCATCACCTCCCCCACGAGCGGCGCGGTCATCTTCGGGTACTTCACCGTCCAAGCGAACGCGACGGATGACCGGGGCGTGTCCTCCGTTCGGTTCCTCGTGGATGGCATCAACTGGGGCACGGACTCCTCCGCGCCATTCGCCTTCAACCTGAACAGCCAGGGGTTCTCCAACGGCCAGCACACGCTGACCGCCCAGGCCTTCGACGCGGCGGGGAACTCGACCACCTCGGCCGCGGTCATCGTGACAGTGAACAACGACTCCACGCCGCCCACCGTGTCCATCAGCTCGCCGGCTCCGTTCGCGACTGTGTCAGGGGTGGTCAACGTCCAGGCGAATGCCACGGACAACGTGGCGGTCACCCGGGTCGACTTCATCTGGAACTACTACCTGATCGCCAGCGACACGACGCCGCCCTTCAGCGTCCCCTGGGATACCACCCAGCGGCCGAACGGGAACTACACGCTGAGCGCCATCGCCTACGACGCCACAGGCAACCAGACCACGAGCACCGCCATCACGGTCATCGTGAGTCAGCCTGGCACGGCCACGTATGATCCCCTCCTCCGCGCCCCGAAGTGCGCCACGCTGGACGACGTCTGCGACAGCGTGAACCTCTTGATGGGCCGGGCGAGCTCCGAGAGCAACCCACCCAATACGCTCGACGGGTGCGCCGACGGAACGGCCGAGGCCCACTACACGGAGCGGGTCTTCCGCATCAAGGTGACCCGCCTCAACGGGGAGTACCTGGCCGAAGGCAAGCGCGCGCGGATCGACGTCGACGTCACGCCGTACAGCAACGCCACGGACGCGCTGGACCTGTTCTACACGGGCAATGCGAACCAGCCCTCGTGGACGTACCTGATCACGCTCCGGCCGGTGGGGACGAGCTACACCGTCCAGACCCTCTCGGCGGAGTACATCCTGCCTGTGGGCAGCCTGCAGGCCGTGCGCGCCCAGTTCCGCTCGGGTGGCAACGCCGGCACGGCGTGCAGCGGCGGCGCCTATGACGACCATGACGATCTGGTGTTCGCGGTGGGCCAGCCCACGGATCTCTTGCCGCCGACCGTGTCTCTCACCTCACCTGCCAACAACGCGGTGGTGGGAGGCCAGACGCTCGTGACCGCAGCGGCCGATGACGACCTGGCGGTGGCCAAGGTCGAGTTCTTCGCGGACGGGACGCTGATCGGCACCGACACCAGCGCTCCCTATGAGGTGAGCTGGAACACCTCGGGCCTGACGGATGGGGCCCACACGCTCACGGCGAAGGCCTACGACACGGGAGGCCGCGCGGGGAACTCTGCAGCGGTCGCAGTGACCGTCGACAAGACCCCGCCGGACGCGGCGCTCACCTCCCCTGCGGCGGGCGCGCTCCTCCGAGGCACCGCGGTGATCGAGGCCACGGCCAGTGACAACCACTCCGTCTCAAAGGTCGAGTTCTACGCGGGCGCGACGCTGATCGGCACGTCCTACAGCCCGCCCCACGCGCTGACCTGGAACACGGTGGGTGTGGCGGATGGAACCTACACGCTCACGGTGAAGGCCTTCGACAGCATGAGCAACGGCCGAACCTCCGCCGGGGTGGGGGTGACGCTCGACAACACGGCGCCGGCGACGGCCGTCAGTGCTCCGGCGCAGAACGCCTATGTCCGAGGCACGGTGCAGCTCAGCGCCACAGCGAGCGACAACGTGAGCGTGGACCGGGTCGAGTTCTACGCGGGATCGACGCTGGTCGGCAGCGACTCCACGGCGCCCTACTCCATCAACTGGGACACGACCACCGCGGCCAACGGCTCCGTCACGCTCACCACGCGGGCCTATGACACGGCGGGCAACGCCACCACGTCCACGGGCCGTATGCTCTCGGTGGACAACCTCGCGCCCGCGGTGGCGA
- a CDS encoding type IV pilus twitching motility protein PilT — protein MLALREGTTLDKATLDKLLTVGVQNGASDIHFRPGDPPIYRVNGVLRPLKTEKLAPEHTREVALHLIHDPAVKNEIDTLREHDASYGLPSVARFRVNIYRQRGTLAVILRIIPANVPTIDGLGLPQVLKSIASQDRGLVLVTGATGSGKSSTLAAMIDHINRSESLHILTIEDPIEFVYKNVKSSISQREIGPDTNSFAMALRAALRQDPDVILVGEMRDTETIDIALKASETGHLVLSTVHTTDASRTINRLVSVFNAEEQAMVRMRLADSLKATISQRLLPRADNKGRAVALEIMVQTKTVQEYIREDRANELKDVIEKGRDTYGTQSFDQHLSQLYREGVIDLETARSAATNPADFQRALEFD, from the coding sequence GTGCTCGCACTTCGCGAGGGAACGACCCTGGACAAGGCCACACTCGACAAACTTCTCACCGTGGGCGTGCAGAACGGCGCCTCGGACATCCACTTCCGCCCCGGTGATCCGCCCATCTACCGCGTCAACGGGGTCCTCCGTCCGCTGAAGACCGAGAAGCTGGCGCCGGAACACACCCGCGAGGTGGCGCTCCACCTCATCCATGATCCGGCGGTGAAGAACGAGATCGACACCCTCCGGGAGCATGACGCCTCGTACGGCCTGCCCAGCGTGGCCCGCTTCCGCGTCAACATCTACCGGCAGCGCGGCACGCTCGCCGTCATCCTCCGCATCATCCCCGCCAACGTGCCCACCATCGACGGGCTGGGACTGCCGCAGGTGCTCAAATCCATCGCCAGCCAGGATCGCGGGCTGGTGCTGGTGACGGGGGCCACGGGCTCGGGCAAGAGCTCCACGCTGGCGGCGATGATCGATCACATCAACCGCAGCGAGAGCCTGCACATCCTCACCATCGAGGACCCGATCGAGTTCGTCTACAAGAACGTCAAGTCCTCCATCTCGCAGCGCGAGATCGGCCCGGACACCAACAGCTTCGCCATGGCGCTGCGCGCGGCGCTGCGGCAGGACCCGGACGTCATCCTCGTGGGCGAGATGCGCGACACGGAGACGATCGACATCGCGCTCAAGGCCTCCGAGACGGGCCACCTGGTGCTCTCCACGGTGCACACCACGGACGCCTCGCGCACCATCAACCGGCTCGTGTCGGTGTTCAACGCCGAGGAGCAAGCCATGGTGCGCATGCGCCTGGCTGACAGCCTCAAGGCCACCATCTCCCAGCGCCTGTTGCCTCGGGCGGACAACAAGGGCCGCGCGGTGGCGCTGGAGATCATGGTCCAGACGAAGACGGTCCAGGAGTACATCCGCGAGGACCGCGCCAACGAGCTCAAGGACGTCATCGAGAAGGGCCGCGACACCTACGGCACGCAGTCCTTCGATCAGCACCTCAGCCAGCTGTACCGCGAGGGCGTCATCGATCTGGAGACGGCCCGCAGCGCCGCCACCAACCCGGCGGACTTCCAGCGCGCGCTCGAGTTCGACTGA